The proteins below are encoded in one region of Hordeum vulgare subsp. vulgare chromosome 3H, MorexV3_pseudomolecules_assembly, whole genome shotgun sequence:
- the LOC123439478 gene encoding monothiol glutaredoxin-S2-like has protein sequence MQAVAGIRRGLTIDPAGEEEAPAQRFGRLVRESPVVIFARRGCYMAHVMKSLLAAVGAHATVIELEGPAEELAAVEAGGHAAVPALFVGGAPVGGLEGLMGLHLSGLLVPRLREVGALRA, from the coding sequence ATGCAGGCGGTGGCGGGCATCCGGCGGGGGCTGACCATAGacccggccggggaggaggaggcgccggcGCAGCGGTTCGGGCGGCTGGTCAGGGAGAGCCCCGTGGTCATCTTCGCGCGCCGCGGCTGCTACATGGCGCACGTCATGAAGAGCCTCCTCGCGGCCGTCGGCGCGCACGCCACCGTCATCGAGCTCGAGGGACCCGCCGAGGAGCTCGCGGCGGTGGAGGCCGGCGGCCACGCGGCCGTGCCGGCGCTCTTCGTCGGCGGCGCGCCCGTGGGCGGCCTCGAGGGCCTCATGGGGCTCCACCTCAGCGGCCTCCTTGTCCCACGCCTCCGAGAGGTCGGAGCCCTCCGCGCCTAG